CAGAATGGAAGTGCTCTGTGACTGGGGTCAGGGTCATAACCATCACAGCTGTAGGATTTACTATCCAATCCATAAATTAAAGAAGTAGTTTCTAAAGTTATGTTGCCATAAGCCTACCAATGAAAATACGAATCATGATTGCTATTATACTGCCATAAATCCCAAATGAATTCTGGCATTTACAGCTAAATAAAGTGGGTATGTGTGTTCAGGTTGGTATGCTGCATATGCCATGGCCAGAGATGGCATGCTGAGAAAAGTTGCAGAAGATGGGACAAAACCGAATGAAACGCCATCAGAGCGCCAGAAACTGAACTGACAGTGTTCTTTTTCTACACAGATGCTCACAAACTGCTTATTTCCTGCAATATCTGGTTACAAAAACTAACAAAGACATATAAACTGGTCTGAGACCAAGGGTGATGTCACAGCATTACTCTTGCTTCTCCATTTCACTGCAAGTGTGTGCACAGCAATGAGCCAGGGTGAGGTATGCTGAGGGTGAGAATTCTAAGCAAAGTAGCTGTTCTATGCTCACTGCTAACACACACCTCTTAACCCACCATAAATGTGTGTCAAATAGCAGTTACCACACAGCAGTTACTGCTTAGAAAACCAAATTCAAGTTGTGTCTGTAGCCATCCTGTGGGGTGCCTGTAGCCATCCTGCAGGTCTCTTTTCCAGACTTGCTACCAATTTTAATATTGACTAGTTGAGTGATGAACAAGAATTTCTGTTTTTTGCTGACCTCCCTTCATCTATAAGAATACAATGACTTTGACAGACTGTGGAGGAACAACATGTTGCTCCTGCTTTTGATGCTGTGTTTTAAACAGCATTTCTCACTTCCTTTGATTTGATCTCAGTGCTAACAGAAGGAAGGGGTACTAAGAGCTGTTTTAGCTTTTGAGATACTTACTTATGGTGACTGCTGCTGTGAcgatggtggtggtggtgatgatggTGGTGTTTGGAATGATGCTGGTCTTTCTCAGTAAGAGATGAGGATGAGGAGTTAGAATGTGAAGATCCTAGGCTCTTCCTCTGTTCTTTTGTCTTTTGCAGCACTCTCTTGTAGGACAGTGTGCAGAGCCAACACAACAACTTCCCATCCACCTTTGGGGAAATAATTCAtggtaaggttttttttttccaagtgtacTTGCactacaaaaaaatatttcaatattttcaagaaaaatttgtttcatttcatctCTTTGTCAAAAATCCAGACATTTACAGGACAGCACTACCACATCTCCAACATATGCACGTTATCTTTTAGTAAAGCAAATCTTGCTCCATTACTTTTTGTCATCTAAAGTGATCCTAGAAAGCAGTCTTAGAAAGTGTTACAGTCCCTCTATATCACAGAAGTGACAATAACTTTTTAAAGAGGTATCATTTTTAGTTTAGACACCATGTACCCTCTGTCAGCCCATGGTACTCCAGGCAGAATCAAGAAATGCAGTCAACGTGTTATTTGTACCAAGTAAATGCTTTTGTAAAAACAGCATTATTCCTGGGTTCTGGCAAGAGGCttttgaggtcatttcctcagCACCTTCTGGAATGAGAAAGTGGCATTCACCAAAGCCATTTATGCAAACAGAACACAAAGGGCTGCTCAGAGCAGTCCATCTCTCTACTGCTGTACTTTTGGGCAAAGACAGAGAATCAGCAGAGGTAACGTGACAGATTCAAGTTACAGACATACAAAAGATCCAACAGATAGAAAAACACAAATGCCTTAAAATCCAAGCAGCAGGAACTGTACAGCTGCTTAACCTCTGACCCCCAGCTACGACTGACAGCTTATGCTTAagcttactttttaaaaaaagagtgatTTAAGTCAGTTAGCTCAGCAGCTAATGTAACAATTGTGAAATCCAACTCAAATGTTGCAAAGCACAGCAACATCATTAATCCTACTGAACTTAAGATACAGTCCTGGTAATCTTTCTTTTATGAAAGAGGAGCATTTTCTGTTGTCAGCCTAAGCCAGCACAGCTGTGGAACAAAGCCtaccttccttcttccctcctcttttcGATCAAAAGCACACTGCTGTTTGCACTGTTCACACGTCTGAGGTGGGCCGTACTTCTTCTCCGAGTTGGTGCAACGTTGACATTTTGTGCCAATGAATGCTGCAATAATGTTACAATACTGACAAGGCTTGGGCTGAAAGACAGGGAAGTGGACTGAAGTCAGTACATTTACAGCTTCTGTAATGAACACAGGTATTTCAAATCAGATGGCGATGCTCTGAATTACTAGGGCTTCATTTAACCTACTTCGAAAAACCTTCTTCCTAACATTTCTATATTCTATACTAAATTTTTCCCCTAAAATAATGCTCCTTTGATGCTCAAAAACTGTCTGGACTTACCATGAAAACCCAGGTACACATTCAGTGAAACACACACAACATGACTGttcacttttttgtttgcttggttttttaaTACGATGATGTTTCTGTTTTACTACAACACTAAAGTAATTGCTTAAAAAACTTTAAGAGTAAATGAGTTGTTTTTTAGACTGGtagtttctgaaaacatttgtttcccTTGCACTACTCAGGGATTTGATAACCATACAGTTCCAAAATGAGCATCTTGTTCACTGCAATTCTGCagtagacaaaaaaaacaaacccccagATAACCTCGATTAACATCAGGTCAAGATATTGACTTTGATATCACACACTCACCCAGACTAATACactgttgaaaaaaatgcaactgCTGTCAGGTTTCACAGGTTAGGAATCTCCAATTATCCCCAGTGCAGctctattttttaaacaattactGATAAAAACATTGCTGTATCTGTCTTGCACTTCATTTTGCTACATTTTAAGCTTTTGAAAGGATGTTCTTTGTTCAGTTTACATTTACATTCACCAAATGCCTGAAAACATTCCAACAGCTGCTCTGTTTCACAAATAAGCTGAATCTCATCTAATAAGGTTTGTGTCAAGTTTGTTTCACAACATGGTTATCTCCATACCTTCTATAAACAAGTTCCTGCAGGGTTCTATAAACAAGTGCTCAGGGTGCTCAGATACAAGAAGTGTATTCAtatctttaaaaactgtttcttttaacAATGTTAAAGCTGAAATTCCAGATGAGAAAATGCAAAGTACCACAGATACAGATAATACTCATAAAGTCTTTTTGCTTAGCAGCTTAACATGACTaatatgcatttaaaattaagacTTGCATACTACAAAGTATGTGGCATTACTAAATTTTCACATCCACCCCTCATTAAAAACACAGAGAGCTAACGGTCTTTCTGCTATCAGGTGTAAATTTGGAGGAACATGCAAAGACTAACTTTACATGCATGAAGTAACATTGTTTTGGCCCTGCCCAGCTGTACTGTGGTTATTGGTACCTGTGAAGTTAAAGATAACCACAAGGGATTCCAatttgaaaaaagaaactgcaagCCATGAAGGAAATCAAGAGCTGCCAGTAATTTGCATCACCTTTCTGAAAggtaatttctctttttatccCCAAAAGGGCCTAAGAACTTTAGTTGCAAGGAAACATTCTTTGTCTTTCAATTTAAAACCTGAGTGAACTTCACTTCAGTAGGTAGAGCTTCAGCCTACTCACCGTTCCAAACTGCTTCACGTTTTGGGCGCATTTCTTGCATATCGTATTAGTTTTGCTAAAGATAAAATTGCATAATGTTGAATTCAGTGACAAACACAGACCTTGAAACTCTTTCCCATGCAATTACTGGAAAACACACATGCAAACACAGGCTACGGGAAGCGGTTAACAACAAGGGAACGGATCTAACACTGTGCTGCCTTCCTGCGGCATGCTCCTATCACCGGAGAGGGCAAGTGGGTGATTTTATAGTGGTTTTGGCCTCGTTAGTGCCTCCATGGCTCCAGATTGCTGCTGTTACACCCGGTGCTGCCCGTGAATAGCTGTTCCTCCGGCAGGTCCACCGACCGCCTGTGGCGGGACTTCAGCTGGGCGAACCCCCCCCGTACCTCTCCTGCTGGAACTCCGACCGGCAGTACGTGCACTTCACGATGGGGTGCGCGATCCGACACTCCTGAGGAGAGAAGAGCGACTTTAGTCCCCTCTGCCGAAGCCACCGAACCCTCAAACCGACCTCACCCGGCGCTCCGCGGCCGGTCCCCCGGCGGGGGCTGCCCGAGGAGCGTCCCGCTGGGCCGGCGGCTGCCTCCCCGCACCAGGGCCGAGCCGCCCTCACCCTCCTGCTGCCCGGGCAGCTGGGGCTGATAAGAGTCCCAGAGAGGGAGCCGGTCCCACCGGGCgctgccccgcgccgcgcccccgcccgccgcaccttgcagagctgctggccctgggagAGCTCCTCGAAGGGGTAGCGCTGATTGCACTTGGTGCAGGCATAAAGAGCCGGAgcggccgccgcggccgccgccgccatccGCGCCACGGCCGGCGGGGCGGACACGGgcgggctgagggaggggaagagggaggCGCCGGGGCGCGGGCCGGAGCggccgccggggccgccgccgaggagccgcccgccgccggggccgccgccgccacccTAGGCCCCGCGCCGAGCCCGCGCCGCGTCCCCCTTGTGTCGGTGTCGGCAGCGGCGTcaccccgcgccccccgcccttCTCTCCGCCCCGGGCTCGGGCTCCGGCGGCAGCCAATCGCCGCCTCGCGCCAAACCTGCCTTCAAAACGCGCCGCCCAATCGGCGCCtccgccgcccgcgccgccgccaaTCCCGCCGCGGGCGCTCTGCCCTGCGCCGGGCCGTCATTGGGCGGCCGCGTGGCTGCGGCGCTAATTGGGCCGCCCAGGGCGGCTTCTGCTCCACGATTGGCCGAAGCGCTGGGGCTCCCCGTGACAAAGACCGTCCTCTTCCGCCTCCCGCGGCCCGCGCGTGCGCGGCAGGCGCCGTGTGCCGCGCACGAGTCCCGCGGCCGCTCGCTGCTCTTCCCCGCTCAAGCCATTGGTCGCAGGAGGCCGCACGGCCTCCTTTGAGCTCTCCCCTCCGATTGGCTGAGAAGCgcccttcctctttttttattgGGTGCCTTGCGTGTCACTCCAACCCGAGTCCCCCAACGGGCGCTCGTCTTCC
Above is a window of Colius striatus isolate bColStr4 chromosome 1, bColStr4.1.hap1, whole genome shotgun sequence DNA encoding:
- the FAM76B gene encoding protein FAM76B isoform X2, whose product is MAAAAAAAAPALYACTKCNQRYPFEELSQGQQLCKECRIAHPIVKCTYCRSEFQQESKTNTICKKCAQNVKQFGTPKPCQYCNIIAAFIGTKCQRCTNSEKKYGPPQTCEQCKQQCAFDRKEEGRRKVDGKLLCWLCTLSYKRVLQKTKEQRKSLGSSHSNSSSSSLTEKDQHHSKHHHHHHHHHRHSSSHHKISSLSPEQDQGLWKQSHKSSAAIQNETPKKKPKLESKPSNGDSSINQSADSGGTDNFVLISQLKEEVMSLKRLLQQRDQTILEKDKKLTELKADFQYQESNLRTKMNSMEKAHKETVEQLQAKNRELLKQVAALSKGKKFDKSGSILTSP
- the FAM76B gene encoding protein FAM76B isoform X1, which encodes MAAAAAAAAPALYACTKCNQRYPFEELSQGQQLCKECRIAHPIVKCTYCRSEFQQESKTNTICKKCAQNVKQFGTPKPCQYCNIIAAFIGTKCQRCTNSEKKYGPPQTCEQCKQQCAFDRKEEGRRKVDGKLLCWLCTLSYKRVLQKTKEQRKSLGSSHSNSSSSSLTEKDQHHSKHHHHHHHHHRHSSSHHKISSLSPEQDQGLWKQSHKSSAAIQNETPKKKPKLESKPSNGDSSSINQSADSGGTDNFVLISQLKEEVMSLKRLLQQRDQTILEKDKKLTELKADFQYQESNLRTKMNSMEKAHKETVEQLQAKNRELLKQVAALSKGKKFDKSGSILTSP